The following are encoded in a window of Psychrobacter sp. P11F6 genomic DNA:
- a CDS encoding AAA family ATPase: protein MRLIELRLKNLNSLKGEWHIDFSDPAFLNEGIFAITGQTGAGKTTILDAICLALYSQTPRLGDITGSTNEIMTQGTGECSAEVIIEIDSKRYQCYWYQHRAHKKAKGNLLPIKHEISEVQTGKILEEKKSKTSAYIQNLIGMDFNQFTRSIMLAQGSFAAFLKSDIGDRAAILEKITGTAIYAKISLNVHEKKRSEEEVLGKLQASVNSLSLLNIEDEKLLVADLERFNQQQSTKRQTFKTLSEQLQWLDSVQQLQQNLSTYQTDFAAAQQTQQAFMPEAQRLDGANKALEIDSYFRELSYSRNLVKQLEVEQQDLLNKIPTQQEALTHANTHLKNINTIDKQATDSLHATLPIIKKTRELDTEIKQHSYSLASDNQRKEVLVSNTQQLGQDIVDYKQTEQKTQTQLSSVEKYFRDYQELNDLDTDMVTFDNSCRQLMALLEDNANLTADKLAYSNQARMLQTDFDKLYKQQNAEKLLITQQREQLASVQKQQATLIQNQPIANMRSDQEQVDQISTQIAQAHSKLEQLSERTSQIQHINATLPKLNQELKTLEGLIDSHKINIEEAKLKRQEKQEHLHLLQKVAKLEDYIVELEDGSPCPLCGAHEHPYSKHHPLLDPSSKNSNTDAHDDQNQSSTIKQTKAQLTQQHIAELETIINNLEQTLSKHRIDHATKKEAINNQQQQLAPLQQQSKILHADIQSNLSSLFNTENSYSESTVAIIDPLAQINNDTDIHIDHSLSLLDTIKHKLTEHKQSLKTIVVEYDNLAESAATLSIAIEADEQQQQLLSRDINNLTTDIKLNAQKTESVEDKIATNFSVLIPMMTNISFLVSKYPTAKYENHLTIALKATDVQGALQQLIESTYKQTVLASANYDEHIDQLRAQRHALKQLKQYHHEQSSRQQQLTNTLISLTANIESKQAQHANNETALKELEELIDNKTEDIEQLKKARKALFADKDTDHEENQLRSAADEAKAEQIIAQRQLDSIQQSLEQLKSREQQLATERQSATTTVNTQDSIFTNLLIESKFVDEADFLSARLPKEEREALHIRKLAIDNTLQQAKLQLNNTQQALEQKFATPMTDEDRETLAGKHHQIQTDIDELSQKIGAIDQKLKDNDSQKGQQATQLIAIDEQKQKLQVWQQLHTLIGSADGKKYRTFAQGLTFEVMISHANTQLQKMSDRYLLIHDDSNPLELNVIDNYQGGDIRSTKNLSGGEGFIISLALALGLSQMASHNIRVDSLFLDEGFGTLDEESLDIALDTLTSLQQEGKLIGIISHVQALKDRILTQIKVEKISGGFSQISGQGCRRVVNITNEKAS from the coding sequence ATGCGCCTAATCGAACTACGACTTAAAAATTTGAATTCTTTAAAAGGCGAATGGCACATTGACTTTAGTGATCCCGCTTTTCTTAATGAAGGCATCTTTGCCATTACTGGGCAAACGGGGGCTGGCAAGACGACCATATTGGATGCGATTTGCTTAGCACTCTATAGCCAGACGCCAAGACTGGGCGATATCACTGGTTCAACGAACGAGATAATGACCCAAGGTACAGGTGAATGCTCAGCAGAAGTCATCATCGAGATTGATTCTAAACGTTATCAATGCTACTGGTATCAACATCGTGCCCACAAAAAAGCCAAGGGCAATTTATTACCAATTAAGCATGAGATTAGTGAGGTGCAGACCGGCAAGATTTTAGAAGAGAAAAAGTCCAAAACTTCTGCCTATATACAAAACCTTATCGGCATGGATTTTAATCAATTTACGCGCTCCATCATGCTCGCACAGGGCAGTTTTGCCGCGTTTTTAAAGTCTGATATTGGCGATAGAGCCGCGATTTTAGAGAAAATAACGGGTACTGCTATTTATGCCAAAATATCGTTAAACGTTCATGAAAAGAAACGCTCTGAAGAGGAAGTGCTTGGCAAACTACAGGCAAGCGTGAATAGCTTGTCGTTATTAAATATTGAAGACGAAAAGCTACTGGTAGCAGATTTAGAGCGCTTTAACCAGCAGCAAAGCACAAAACGGCAAACCTTTAAAACCCTAAGTGAACAGCTACAGTGGCTGGATAGCGTTCAGCAGCTACAGCAAAATCTCTCGACCTATCAGACCGATTTTGCAGCGGCGCAGCAAACGCAGCAAGCCTTTATGCCAGAAGCCCAGCGTTTAGATGGCGCTAATAAGGCTTTAGAGATTGATAGCTATTTCCGCGAGCTTAGCTACAGCCGAAATTTGGTCAAGCAGTTAGAGGTTGAGCAGCAAGATTTGCTTAACAAAATTCCAACTCAGCAAGAAGCGCTGACACACGCCAACACCCATTTAAAGAATATCAATACCATTGACAAGCAAGCCACAGATAGCCTACATGCTACTTTGCCTATTATCAAAAAGACGCGTGAGTTGGATACTGAGATAAAACAGCACTCTTATTCTTTAGCTAGCGATAATCAGCGTAAAGAGGTATTAGTTAGTAACACTCAACAATTAGGTCAAGATATAGTTGACTACAAACAAACAGAGCAAAAGACTCAGACTCAGCTTAGCAGTGTAGAAAAGTACTTTCGCGACTACCAAGAGCTAAACGATCTCGATACAGATATGGTGACCTTCGATAACAGCTGTCGCCAATTAATGGCGCTGTTGGAAGATAATGCCAATCTAACAGCGGATAAACTTGCTTATAGTAATCAAGCCCGCATGCTACAGACTGATTTTGATAAGTTATATAAGCAGCAAAACGCAGAGAAATTATTGATAACGCAGCAGCGCGAGCAACTTGCCAGCGTACAAAAGCAGCAAGCCACACTCATTCAAAACCAGCCCATTGCTAATATGCGTAGTGATCAAGAGCAAGTCGATCAAATCAGCACCCAGATTGCGCAAGCCCATAGTAAGCTAGAACAGCTGTCTGAGCGTACCAGCCAAATTCAACACATCAATGCAACGTTACCCAAACTGAATCAAGAGCTTAAGACTTTAGAAGGTTTGATTGACAGTCACAAGATAAATATTGAAGAGGCTAAGCTCAAGAGGCAAGAGAAACAAGAGCATCTACATCTACTACAAAAGGTCGCTAAGCTTGAAGATTATATAGTAGAGCTAGAGGATGGGTCGCCCTGCCCGCTTTGCGGCGCACATGAGCATCCTTATAGCAAACATCATCCATTATTAGACCCTAGTAGCAAAAATAGTAATACCGACGCCCATGACGATCAAAACCAGTCGTCCACAATAAAACAGACTAAGGCGCAATTAACTCAGCAGCACATAGCTGAATTAGAAACTATTATTAATAATCTTGAGCAGACTTTATCTAAACATCGTATCGACCATGCCACAAAAAAAGAAGCCATCAATAATCAACAGCAGCAGTTAGCGCCCTTGCAGCAGCAATCTAAAATCTTACACGCTGATATTCAGTCTAACCTTTCCTCGCTATTTAACACTGAAAATAGTTATTCGGAATCGACTGTGGCAATTATCGATCCACTTGCGCAGATTAACAACGATACTGATATTCATATTGATCACAGCTTATCCTTATTAGACACCATCAAACACAAACTGACTGAGCATAAACAATCTCTTAAAACGATAGTCGTCGAATATGACAACCTAGCTGAAAGTGCTGCAACGCTCAGTATTGCCATCGAAGCTGATGAACAGCAGCAACAGCTACTTAGTCGCGACATTAATAACCTGACGACTGATATCAAGCTAAATGCTCAAAAAACTGAAAGTGTCGAAGATAAGATTGCCACTAATTTTTCTGTACTCATACCCATGATGACCAATATTTCATTTTTAGTGAGTAAGTACCCAACGGCTAAATATGAGAATCATTTAACGATAGCGCTCAAAGCGACTGACGTTCAAGGCGCACTGCAGCAACTTATTGAAAGTACTTATAAGCAAACAGTATTAGCAAGCGCAAATTATGATGAGCATATTGACCAATTGCGGGCACAACGTCATGCTTTGAAGCAGTTAAAGCAATATCATCATGAGCAAAGTAGTCGCCAACAGCAACTCACAAATACGCTGATCAGCCTGACTGCGAATATTGAGAGTAAGCAAGCACAGCACGCCAATAATGAGACAGCACTCAAAGAATTAGAGGAATTAATTGATAATAAAACAGAGGATATCGAACAATTAAAGAAAGCTAGAAAAGCGCTGTTCGCAGATAAAGATACAGACCATGAAGAAAACCAGTTACGCAGCGCTGCTGATGAGGCTAAAGCCGAACAAATCATAGCGCAAAGACAGCTAGATTCTATACAGCAGTCTTTAGAGCAATTAAAGAGCAGAGAGCAACAGCTAGCAACAGAGCGACAGTCGGCGACTACTACCGTAAATACACAGGACAGCATTTTTACTAACTTACTCATAGAGTCAAAGTTCGTCGATGAAGCAGATTTTTTGAGTGCGCGTCTGCCCAAAGAAGAGCGTGAGGCATTACATATACGTAAACTAGCGATTGATAATACTCTACAACAGGCTAAGTTGCAGTTAAATAATACCCAGCAAGCGTTAGAGCAAAAATTTGCCACGCCTATGACAGATGAAGACCGAGAAACACTTGCTGGCAAGCATCATCAAATACAGACGGATATCGATGAGTTAAGTCAAAAAATCGGCGCGATTGACCAAAAGCTTAAGGATAACGACAGCCAAAAAGGGCAACAGGCGACACAGCTGATTGCAATCGATGAACAAAAACAAAAACTACAAGTTTGGCAGCAGCTACATACGTTAATTGGTTCTGCTGATGGCAAAAAATATCGTACCTTTGCGCAAGGCTTAACGTTTGAAGTGATGATTAGCCATGCCAATACGCAACTGCAAAAAATGAGTGACCGCTATTTGCTCATTCATGATGACAGCAATCCGCTTGAGCTTAATGTGATTGATAACTATCAAGGCGGTGATATTCGCAGTACCAAAAACCTATCGGGCGGCGAAGGATTTATTATCAGCTTGGCGCTCGCCCTTGGGCTATCGCAGATGGCGAGTCACAACATTCGCGTGGATTCGCTATTTTTGGATGAAGGGTTTGGTACGCTTGATGAAGAGTCGCTTGATATTGCGCTCGACACTTTAACGAGCTTACAACAAGAAGGTAAGCTTATTGGTATAATCTCTCACGTACAGGCGTTAAAAGATCGCATCTTGACTCAAATCAAGGTTGAAAAAATCTCGGGGGGTTTTAGCCAAATCAGTGGTCAAGGCTGTCGCCGAGTGGTCAATATTACTAATGAAAAAGCCTCGTAA
- a CDS encoding exonuclease SbcCD subunit D C-terminal domain-containing protein, which produces MPVSITKPLTILHTSDWHLGRRLYGRMRYDEFESFLGWLQDAISLQKVDILIVAGDIFDTMTPSNRAQALYYEFLGKVSKSCCQHIVIVAGNHDSPTFLDAPSNVLKFLNVHVIGTACEDLNDEVLVLDDTNGNPHCIIAAVPYLRDRDVRSSGAGESADSKDANVIKGIRAHYDEVASIAKAKQAQLVEVYQHHIPIIATGHLFALDSKTTEDDGVRDLYVGNLGQISASMFDDCFDYVALGHLHVPQRVGGRESIRYSGSPIAMGFGESKQQKQVLLVQFGAVANDISSQKSASNNIVESIIPQLTNTVTTIEKPVKKVASQTTEFMDDLFGFDEQSESNEMTKTAAIEKIPDQQDQNNQSMLKNLDTSNKILHRDDSNQMQVVSLPIPNFQQLAQVSGDLECINQAIDKVIQSLDATQSLWLEIIYTGEEIISELREHIQTMVDNLPCEVLKIKNTRTYNKVLNQQQISETLQDLNEEEVFERCLTAHDIPNEQKSSLRDAYDQIVYNLRHEDTQAE; this is translated from the coding sequence ATGCCTGTATCTATTACCAAACCTCTCACTATCCTCCATACCTCCGACTGGCATTTGGGGCGCAGGCTTTATGGACGAATGCGTTATGACGAATTTGAGTCGTTTTTAGGTTGGTTGCAAGACGCCATTAGCCTGCAGAAAGTGGATATATTGATCGTTGCTGGTGATATCTTTGACACCATGACCCCAAGCAATAGAGCTCAAGCGCTATATTATGAATTTTTAGGAAAAGTTTCAAAATCATGCTGTCAACATATTGTCATCGTCGCAGGCAACCACGATTCTCCTACTTTTTTAGATGCACCAAGTAACGTACTCAAGTTTTTAAACGTCCATGTTATTGGTACGGCTTGTGAAGACTTAAACGATGAAGTATTGGTGTTAGACGATACAAATGGAAACCCGCATTGTATTATTGCGGCTGTCCCCTATTTGCGTGATCGTGATGTCCGTAGTAGTGGTGCTGGCGAGTCGGCTGATAGCAAAGATGCCAATGTCATTAAAGGCATTCGTGCCCATTATGATGAAGTAGCTAGCATTGCCAAAGCCAAGCAGGCTCAATTAGTTGAAGTATACCAGCATCACATTCCCATCATTGCCACAGGACATCTATTTGCGCTTGATAGCAAAACAACGGAGGATGATGGCGTTCGCGACCTTTATGTGGGCAACCTAGGTCAAATATCAGCGAGTATGTTTGATGACTGCTTTGATTATGTAGCGCTTGGGCATTTGCACGTACCGCAACGCGTCGGTGGTCGTGAGAGCATTCGCTATTCAGGCTCGCCAATCGCGATGGGATTTGGTGAGTCAAAACAGCAAAAACAAGTATTACTGGTACAGTTTGGTGCAGTAGCAAATGACATTAGCAGTCAAAAGTCAGCCTCAAATAATATAGTTGAAAGCATTATTCCTCAGCTGACCAATACCGTTACCACGATTGAAAAACCTGTTAAGAAAGTAGCCAGTCAAACGACTGAATTTATGGATGACTTGTTTGGTTTTGACGAGCAATCAGAAAGTAATGAGATGACAAAAACTGCTGCTATAGAAAAAATCCCTGATCAGCAGGATCAAAACAACCAATCAATGCTTAAAAATCTCGATACTTCCAATAAAATACTGCACCGAGATGACTCTAATCAGATGCAAGTAGTATCACTACCTATTCCAAATTTTCAACAACTGGCGCAAGTTTCAGGTGATTTGGAGTGCATTAATCAGGCTATAGATAAAGTCATTCAATCTCTTGACGCAACACAGTCTTTATGGCTCGAAATTATTTATACGGGTGAGGAGATTATCAGCGAGTTACGTGAGCACATCCAAACGATGGTAGATAATTTGCCGTGCGAGGTGTTAAAAATCAAAAACACTCGTACCTATAATAAAGTACTAAATCAACAACAGATCTCTGAAACGCTACAAGATTTAAATGAGGAAGAAGTATTTGAGCGTTGCTTGACTGCTCATGATATTCCTAATGAGCAAAAATCATCCTTACGTGACGCCTATGATCAAATCGTTTATAACTTACGTCACGAAGATACTCAGGCTGAATAA
- a CDS encoding DUF4377 domain-containing protein, whose amino-acid sequence MLFIRLCTLALIATSSLAACSSYEQANMNNKTSVSQIKDSTAFVHSIKPSHSDAIIGQVTEVISQDREQQKVTIVAQDGQTYTAEISKANLAQKNAHQMQKLTIGDYVEVMGEQSTSQSGVDSKHHITVHAMPYVLRKIIIADHQVDCVGVAPQSCLLTKPAEQANADWEYRYSGIEGFDFEPNYEYTLLIKNTPISNPPADASSIHSTLIKVIEKQKTKS is encoded by the coding sequence ATGTTGTTTATCAGATTATGCACATTGGCTTTAATTGCCACTTCCTCTTTGGCTGCTTGTAGCAGTTATGAGCAAGCAAATATGAATAATAAAACCAGTGTGAGTCAAATAAAAGATAGCACCGCGTTTGTCCATTCGATCAAACCGAGTCATTCTGACGCAATCATTGGTCAAGTGACTGAGGTCATCTCGCAAGACAGAGAGCAGCAAAAAGTCACTATTGTCGCTCAGGATGGACAGACGTATACCGCAGAAATCAGTAAAGCCAACCTTGCTCAGAAAAACGCCCATCAAATGCAGAAATTAACCATAGGCGATTATGTTGAAGTGATGGGAGAGCAATCAACATCACAATCAGGGGTAGATAGTAAGCACCACATTACTGTCCATGCGATGCCTTATGTTTTACGTAAAATCATCATCGCTGACCATCAAGTAGACTGTGTCGGTGTTGCGCCGCAATCATGCTTACTGACTAAGCCTGCTGAACAAGCTAACGCCGACTGGGAGTATCGATATAGTGGTATAGAAGGTTTTGATTTTGAACCTAATTATGAATACACTTTGCTCATTAAGAATACACCTATTAGCAATCCGCCTGCTGACGCATCATCAATTCATAGCACGCTAATAAAAGTCATTGAGAAACAAAAGACCAAATCTTAA
- the cysG gene encoding siroheme synthase CysG, whose protein sequence is MNTFPLFFKLEGRKVLIVGGGDVALRKADLLSRAGACITVLAPNICVELQALLSDSKHELIYENYNKTYMTGARVIIAATDDEILNHQIHADATELNIPVNVVDTPHLCDFIFPAIVDRNPIVIGISSNGKAPVLARLLRARLETLIPQGYGKLAKLAGDFRSEVKTKIPTLTGRRQFWEKAFEGPVSQLMFAGNEDEAAAQLQADLDKTASLISEKHTENDISTEPQTLQNNVGEVYIVGAGPGDPELLTFKALRLMQQADIVYYDALVSPQVLDLCRRDADKVFVGKKRSNHAVAQLGINELLVNSAKEGRRVVRLKGGDPFIFGRGGEEIESLRAHSIPYQVVPGITAANAAASYAGIPLTHRDHSQSVRFVTGFLKAGAPNSNFKSFLNTDETVVFYMGLHSLARLTTGLIDAGRSSNTPIAIVSNASMPNQQVLTGTLADIVELQEKNQLPTPALLIMGDVVALHHDLAWYNLQNQQKNNNSDTTASNWLRGGTAATPKADHTSQQAHALSMVANLATADDGLEQLVIG, encoded by the coding sequence ATGAACACTTTTCCATTATTTTTTAAATTAGAAGGTCGCAAAGTACTTATCGTCGGCGGCGGCGATGTGGCGCTACGTAAAGCGGATTTGCTCAGCCGTGCTGGCGCGTGCATCACTGTTCTTGCGCCAAATATCTGTGTTGAACTACAAGCCTTGCTCAGTGACAGTAAGCATGAGCTGATTTATGAGAATTATAATAAAACTTATATGACAGGCGCACGCGTCATTATTGCTGCCACTGACGATGAGATACTTAACCATCAAATACATGCTGATGCCACTGAGCTAAACATTCCAGTTAATGTAGTCGATACGCCGCATTTGTGCGATTTTATCTTCCCTGCGATTGTTGATCGCAATCCAATCGTGATTGGCATATCGTCAAACGGCAAAGCGCCAGTGCTGGCACGTCTATTACGCGCTCGCCTCGAAACCTTGATTCCACAAGGCTATGGTAAATTGGCAAAGCTTGCTGGGGATTTTCGTAGCGAAGTGAAAACTAAAATACCTACGCTGACAGGACGCAGGCAGTTTTGGGAAAAAGCATTTGAAGGTCCAGTCAGTCAGCTGATGTTTGCTGGTAATGAAGATGAAGCGGCGGCACAATTACAAGCCGATTTAGATAAAACAGCATCACTTATCAGTGAAAAACATACAGAGAATGATATATCCACAGAACCTCAAACCCTACAGAATAACGTAGGCGAAGTCTATATCGTTGGTGCAGGCCCAGGTGACCCAGAGCTGCTCACTTTTAAAGCGCTGCGCCTCATGCAGCAGGCTGATATTGTCTATTATGATGCGCTCGTCTCACCGCAAGTATTGGATTTATGCCGCCGTGATGCTGATAAAGTGTTTGTTGGCAAAAAACGCAGCAATCATGCAGTAGCACAATTAGGCATTAATGAACTGTTGGTCAATAGTGCTAAAGAAGGTCGCCGTGTGGTGCGCTTAAAAGGTGGTGATCCCTTCATCTTTGGGCGTGGCGGCGAAGAAATTGAGAGTTTGCGTGCGCACAGTATCCCGTATCAAGTCGTACCTGGTATTACCGCTGCCAATGCTGCTGCAAGCTATGCCGGTATTCCATTGACTCATCGTGACCATTCGCAGTCGGTACGTTTTGTCACTGGATTTTTAAAGGCTGGCGCACCCAATAGCAATTTTAAGAGCTTTTTGAATACGGATGAAACAGTCGTATTTTATATGGGATTGCATTCGCTGGCGCGTTTGACGACAGGCTTGATTGATGCAGGGCGCAGTAGCAACACCCCAATCGCCATCGTCTCCAATGCCAGTATGCCCAATCAGCAGGTATTAACGGGAACGCTTGCCGACATCGTTGAGTTGCAAGAAAAAAATCAGCTACCCACGCCAGCCTTGCTCATTATGGGAGACGTGGTCGCACTCCATCATGATTTGGCTTGGTATAATTTGCAAAATCAGCAGAAAAACAACAATAGTGACACTACAGCTAGTAACTGGCTACGTGGTGGCACAGCGGCTACACCAAAGGCAGATCATACTAGCCAGCAAGCCCATGCGTTATCTATGGTGGCTAATTTGGCAACGGCTGATGATGGTTTGGAGCAGTTAGTGATTGGTTGA
- a CDS encoding acetyltransferase, with protein sequence MSFIKKIDSLYEKLHDKLPAVGKTASFLTGTSVLTANSAMVGLPIWTLGAAKVLTGAKAADDALIAITKYWINSNNAVIDHALPHKDWRINLPDDLSEDKQYLLVSNHQSWVDTSIVQYISQDTLPLTRFFTKFNLIYIPVIGQAFYFLDFPMMKRFSAKAMAKNPELKKQNLLEAKRACRQLKDKPFALLNYLEGTRFTKEKHDQQKSPYQHLLKPRAGGLSLAINALGNELDSILDVTIVYPDGAPDYDDLWKGNIRRLGVDVTRLKIPDELFAAIMDGGYDRDETTKKMMFDWLEDIWQQKDARMTKMLSEFE encoded by the coding sequence ATGTCTTTTATAAAAAAAATCGATTCACTCTATGAAAAACTGCACGATAAGCTACCAGCGGTAGGCAAGACCGCCTCTTTTTTAACTGGTACGAGTGTTCTTACTGCCAATAGTGCGATGGTGGGTCTGCCCATCTGGACTTTGGGAGCGGCAAAAGTATTGACAGGAGCAAAAGCTGCGGATGATGCGCTGATTGCGATTACCAAATACTGGATTAATAGTAACAACGCCGTCATTGATCATGCGCTACCTCACAAAGACTGGCGCATTAACCTGCCTGACGATCTGAGCGAAGACAAGCAGTATCTATTGGTAAGCAACCATCAATCGTGGGTTGATACCAGCATTGTGCAATATATCAGCCAAGACACCCTGCCTCTGACACGGTTTTTTACCAAGTTTAATCTGATTTATATTCCTGTCATCGGTCAAGCCTTTTATTTCTTAGACTTTCCGATGATGAAGCGCTTTTCTGCCAAGGCAATGGCCAAGAATCCAGAGCTTAAAAAACAAAATTTGCTTGAGGCTAAGCGTGCTTGTCGTCAATTAAAAGACAAACCCTTTGCGCTATTAAACTATTTGGAAGGCACGCGCTTTACTAAAGAAAAACATGACCAACAAAAATCTCCTTATCAGCATTTGTTAAAACCACGGGCTGGCGGTTTGTCATTAGCAATTAATGCGTTAGGCAATGAGTTGGATTCTATCTTGGACGTGACCATTGTTTACCCAGACGGCGCGCCTGACTATGATGATTTATGGAAAGGTAATATTCGCCGTTTGGGCGTCGATGTGACTCGCTTAAAGATACCAGACGAATTATTTGCTGCTATCATGGACGGCGGCTATGACCGTGATGAAACCACCAAAAAAATGATGTTTGATTGGTTAGAGGATATTTGGCAACAGAAAGACGCCCGTATGACTAAGATGCTGAGTGAGTTTGAGTAG
- a CDS encoding DUF817 family protein → MLNIIPRGAALSLASALFGILLLLAFVLTHQISWSISGIYRYDLLLAYALIIQVFLVYFKLETPREVWVIAIFHIMAMAMELFLTHPKIGSWYYPEPAIFRIATVPLFAGFMYSAVGSFLARGLRLFNASFTDLPSLLWVSVLVIFSYANFFTKFFVPDIRNILFIASIILFWKTRVFFQIHHKNNLQLHDTKQYQCPFLPLLLFLAFLVWLAENIATFTNIWRYPSQANVWHMVGWGKLGSWYLLLMLSLVLVLAVMGKRDEKGGWQLVR, encoded by the coding sequence GTGTTGAACATTATTCCGCGTGGCGCCGCGCTAAGTTTAGCGTCTGCTTTGTTTGGCATACTTTTATTATTGGCTTTTGTACTGACTCATCAAATAAGCTGGTCAATTTCTGGTATCTATCGCTATGATCTGTTATTGGCTTATGCTTTGATTATTCAGGTTTTTTTGGTTTATTTCAAATTAGAAACGCCGCGTGAGGTATGGGTCATTGCTATTTTTCATATCATGGCCATGGCAATGGAGTTGTTTTTAACCCATCCCAAAATTGGTTCTTGGTACTATCCTGAACCAGCAATTTTTAGAATTGCCACTGTGCCACTTTTTGCCGGTTTTATGTATTCGGCCGTAGGTAGTTTTTTAGCGCGTGGCTTAAGATTGTTTAATGCCTCTTTTACCGACTTACCAAGCTTACTATGGGTGAGTGTATTGGTTATTTTTTCTTATGCCAACTTCTTCACTAAGTTTTTTGTCCCTGATATTCGCAATATATTGTTCATCGCTTCGATAATTTTATTTTGGAAAACCAGAGTGTTTTTTCAAATCCATCACAAAAATAATCTTCAATTGCATGATACCAAGCAATATCAATGTCCATTTTTACCATTACTGTTGTTCCTCGCTTTTTTGGTTTGGTTGGCAGAAAATATTGCTACTTTTACCAATATTTGGCGTTATCCGTCACAAGCAAATGTATGGCATATGGTAGGTTGGGGTAAGCTGGGCTCTTGGTACTTATTACTGATGCTAAGTCTAGTGTTGGTTTTGGCAGTCATGGGCAAAAGGGATGAGAAAGGCGGCTGGCAGTTAGTTCGATAA